The Cognaticolwellia beringensis genome segment GAAACGTGATGGGCTAAAGCCCAACCCACAAAAAGCCTGCGGGTGATGATGTGGCGTTGGGTAATGTTTTGTAGGTCGGACTTCAGTCCGTCAAATGGGTTAGCGGGCGATTAACGTGAAACGTGATGGGCTAAAGCCTGAGAGATCCCCACAAGTTTCTCAATATAAACTTTCATGAATCAGTGCCTTCATTGCACTGATTATCATCTTATCCGATATATAATACCGCTTATGTTGTAGGATCCTTAGCGCTAAATACCCATAAGATAGCACACGCTTAGTTTTCACCGAGTTTGCTTGGAATTGCCGATGATAGCCTGCTGATTCCGCTGCCTTGCCTACACAATATAGATAAAATTGAACCATCATACTTAACAGTAAAATAACCTGCAGCCTTTCTACTGAACGGCTTAAACTACGAGACAAGCCTAAGCCATAGTATTCATTTTTACAGTCTCTAAAGGATTCTTCAATGGCCATTCTTCGTTTATACATATTCACTAAATGCTGCGGTTTAAATGTATTTCTAGGTAAATTAGATACTAAGAACCAAGGCTCTTTAGCTGACTTTGAACTCTTTATATTGGTTTTACATTTTGTGGTTACGCCCTTTCGATTAAGCTTATGGCGATACATCTTTCGTCCTTTGAATAAGACACCACGACAAACAAATTGATGAGCCTTTGATAAGATTACGCCTTTGAGCTCACTTGCTATAGAGAGCGCAAGATGGTGACATTTGCTCACATAATGCCAATCGCTTTCACCTTGACGTTGGCATTTTACAGTGCCTCTTGTCCTTGCAAGCCAGTACCATTGCTGAGCCTCGATCGCTTTAAACCACGGGATTTTAAAGCCCGCATCCGTGCATATAATAGGCTGAATATCTTCAGGTAATATCTTTTTTAAATTAGCAATGAAGTTCAAGTGTACTTGGTGGTTCGTGTGTTTACTTTCAGGATGAACTTCCTCATAGATCGTAACTGCACGTCCTCCAATAGAAATGGCGGCTCTGAGCATGACGAAGTTATAGTTGTAGACGGTGGACCAGTCCACATGAATAAGTGGGTGGGGTGTCGTAATAAACAGCCGTGCAATGTCCTGGTAAAATGACTGCCTATTCTGATATAAAGGCTGACTCCCAAGCAGTCTATCGATACGTTTTATCGCGTGTTTTTCTGATTTACCCTGCAAGCTAGCAGCGTGTCTTCCCATCGAGGTTAAGGTCAATGCCGCACCATTGATGAGACTATCAGCAGCAGTAAAAAGAGATTTTGTAATTCTAGGATCTAAAGTGTTTGAATCAAAGGTGAATAAGTCTGATAATGAAGGCATAGCGCTTGTATTTGGTATATTTGTTTTTTGTGGTGATTAACATTTTACCAGATATCAAGCGCTTACTTCTTAAACTTGTGGGGATTCCTCAGGCTAAAGCCCAACCCACAAAAAGCCTACGGGTGATGATGTGGCGTTGGTAATTTTTTGTAGGTCGGACTTTAGTCCGTCAAATGGGTTAGCGGGCGGTTTACGTGAAGCTTGATGGGCTAAAGCCCAACCTACAAAGAGCCTGTGGGTGATAGTATTAAACGTGATGGGCTAAAGCCCAACCTACAGGTGACTTTATTCACTGCATCTGTGTGTTTGCTTATAATCTCTTAATAGGGATATTCATTGGAGAGGGAAATGAACAAAAATTTTGCTTTATTATTCAGTTTTTCATTATTGATTATGGCTGGTTGCTCTGAGTCTGATCAGGCATACAACGAAGTTAATGATAGTGAATTGATAAAAGCTTCAGCTGAAATTAATCGGCAAAACTTCGACGATTTTCCGTTTCATGATGTGCCAGAGTGGCGCTATGATGTTGCCGAATACCAAGGCCCTTATTCTGAATCGGGTGAGTATTATCAAGAGCAAAATATTATTGCCCCCGCTGCGTTAAGAAACACTGTGCCCATTGGTCAAGGTGATTGGCTGGTTGCAGAACTTTATACCCGAACAGAAAAGCCTATTGTGCTTGATTATATAGATGTTGTACCTGACCCCATTAATGCTAAGAACCAAGTGCTAAAAATTAGTACCCCAGATCATACTGATGGTGTTGTGCTGCGTTCTAAAAATCCATTACCACCAAAATATCGTATCAGTTTAAAAATTGGTTTTGCTAATTACGGTAATGAAACAAAGCTCAATGGTTATAACGACGGTACTGAAAGTGCTGAGCCTTGGAGGGCGTTATCAAGTGTTGGCCATAACGGCTTTTATTGGTTAGCAATACTAGATAGTCCCCCTAAACCTCATAATAATATTTGGATACATCATCATCGAAAATTTGTCATTGATAGCTGGAACAGGAAAGACTTTAATCATACGGTAAATGTGATTGCACTCGATGGAAAAAGTGAAACCCATCAGGCGTTTGGTAAAAAATTTATTAGTTATGTTGATGGCGGTTGGCAAAAAATATCTGACGTACCGGTTGATTATTACCTACCTGATGAATGGTATACCGTTACTTTTACGCGTACGGCTTTATATTATGAATATGCGATTGAAGGCCGATTTAAAAACGCTGGGCAAACTATATATACCGATAGAATAGATTATCGAAAAAATTGTATTTATCATTACAATCAAACGCCAGAAGAGCTAGTGCCCGATTGCATTGATAATAGGCAGCAAGTTTTTTCGGGGAAAAATTTTACAGCGTGGCCTAGTGGTAGTGCTTATCCAGAATATTTTATGTTTGGTGAACCCCATATTAATTATTATGAAGGCAGTGTTTTAGTTGATGATATTACCTTCGAGGTTTTGTAATTCAGCTTTACATTGACGTTGTTGACAAGGTATAAATTTCCAATGCAGCTTGGTCTGATTAATATTCTTAGCCGCCATAGTTAACCGGGCTATTTTAAATGCTCTAAGTGACCCAAACTGTTGTTGGTTTATTTCATAACTGGCAACAATTACCGCCGCTTTACCTGCCTTAAATACGATATGTGTTTTCTGGTTTTGATCTACATCTTCATTTATAGATTGCCAACCATTAGGGATTAAATCATTCTCGTAGTAACTTGGCTTACCGTCTAACTCTTTACCATTAAAGAAATAGGTAAGCTCGACAATTCCGCTGTCTTTTGAGGTTAACTTGCGAGTAACAAAAGCATAAAAATGAATTTGTGGCTTTATTTCAAATGCGTCATCACTGGTTAAATTACTATCGTCAGGAGCAAGTATCAGCATGGTGCTGACAGTGGTTGATGACAAAGCCAGTAATACTAATAAAACAGCTAAAGCACGCTTGTTGGTGTAGCTTTCAACTTGTGATGTGTTTATATGTTCAGTTGATTCTGGAAGTGAGTCTGAATCTGGTGCTGTTAAATCAATATCAGCACACTTATTACCCCACCAAAATAAAATGAACATAAAAGGTACGAACAAATACCAGCCAAAGGTATTATGATCTTCCATTAGGCTACTCTCCATATTGGTATAGTCACCAATTAATATGAGTGCGGTTATTCTTATCCAGTTAGTCAGTAGCGCTCCAAAAATAGCGAGGGCAAAAAAAACAAACGCCTTTTTGGCATTTTTAATATATAGAAACCTGAAGAGTGTGCTGATCGCTAATGAAACGATCATGTATCTTAAACCACTACAGCCGTCGGCTATTTCAAATACGCCCGCAGGAATAGTAACAAAGTTACCTTCTACATAAGTCGGCACACCAGTAAAACTCATAAAGTAGGTGACTACGCTGACTGATATTTCTTGTAGTATATTGGTCAGCATGCCCCAAACAGGCATGATAAAAATTAAAAATATGCTAGGGAAAACTATATACCGGTTCAATTTATAAAGCATATTAATGCTAGTGACTAAAACTGCTAACAGAGAGCACCAGTAACCTAAACTAATTTGGGCGTTGCTCGTTATGAATAATGCTAAACAAGAACAAATAAATATGACTGTTGCAGGAAATGATAATTTTTCTCGAAAATTCAACTTGCCTGCTTTTTGCAGTATATAGAACAAATATAGAGAAATAATGGGAATTAAGTAGGCGTGAGAGTATGTACCGTCATCAAAACTATGGCGCCATAAAGTCACCAAAATAGGCATGTTTAATAATGAAACGGTGAAAGAAATGAGCAAAATCCCTAAAAGCGGAGCTTTAAAGAAAGTACTGAAGATTTCAATGAGTTTATTCAATTTTATCATGCGTCTTAATTTATAATTATCAGGTGAATAAATGAAAAGTTGATTATAATGATAAACTTCCATACAAGCTTTATCAGTATAGTGATTAAGTTAACAAGGTTTTAAGGGTTTGTCTTTATTTAAAGATATAAAAACGGTTATATTTAATAAATACAATAAGTAATGAGTTTTTTAGAGTAAGCATTATCGTAACAATAACGTGAGTTTTACACATAGCTTTATAAAAAATTATTAGGTAGGTTACTTTAATTCATTGAGAAGTGCATACTAAACAATAAAATTAAAACACAGGGAGTTGGTATCTTGAAATTCAATCAATTAGCAGCGTATATTGGGGTTGCCGTTTTTATTTCTGCTTGCGGCGAAAGTATAACTTCACAAGAGCATATTGCCAACGCGAAGTCTGCGATAGAAAGAAACGAGCTGAGTATAAGTGAAATAGAATTAAAAAATGCTTTAAAAGTTGATGGAAAAAGTGCAGAAGCACGGTTTTTACTTGGTCAACTATATTTATCTCAAGGTGATAGTTTAGTTGCTGTAAAAGAATTAGAGCGAGCGCATTCATTAAATTACGACGGTAATAAAGTTGTACCATTACTCGCTAGGGCTTATTTGCTAGCTGAAAGCTATGAAGATATTTCAAGTTTAGATGACGACGGTAAAGACTTAGTTATTGACAGTAAAATTAAATTCTTAGCCTTTAAAAGTATTG includes the following:
- a CDS encoding IS4 family transposase — translated: MPSLSDLFTFDSNTLDPRITKSLFTAADSLINGAALTLTSMGRHAASLQGKSEKHAIKRIDRLLGSQPLYQNRQSFYQDIARLFITTPHPLIHVDWSTVYNYNFVMLRAAISIGGRAVTIYEEVHPESKHTNHQVHLNFIANLKKILPEDIQPIICTDAGFKIPWFKAIEAQQWYWLARTRGTVKCQRQGESDWHYVSKCHHLALSIASELKGVILSKAHQFVCRGVLFKGRKMYRHKLNRKGVTTKCKTNIKSSKSAKEPWFLVSNLPRNTFKPQHLVNMYKRRMAIEESFRDCKNEYYGLGLSRSLSRSVERLQVILLLSMMVQFYLYCVGKAAESAGYHRQFQANSVKTKRVLSYGYLALRILQHKRYYISDKMIISAMKALIHESLY
- the xrt gene encoding exosortase, which encodes MIKLNKLIEIFSTFFKAPLLGILLISFTVSLLNMPILVTLWRHSFDDGTYSHAYLIPIISLYLFYILQKAGKLNFREKLSFPATVIFICSCLALFITSNAQISLGYWCSLLAVLVTSINMLYKLNRYIVFPSIFLIFIMPVWGMLTNILQEISVSVVTYFMSFTGVPTYVEGNFVTIPAGVFEIADGCSGLRYMIVSLAISTLFRFLYIKNAKKAFVFFALAIFGALLTNWIRITALILIGDYTNMESSLMEDHNTFGWYLFVPFMFILFWWGNKCADIDLTAPDSDSLPESTEHINTSQVESYTNKRALAVLLVLLALSSTTVSTMLILAPDDSNLTSDDAFEIKPQIHFYAFVTRKLTSKDSGIVELTYFFNGKELDGKPSYYENDLIPNGWQSINEDVDQNQKTHIVFKAGKAAVIVASYEINQQQFGSLRAFKIARLTMAAKNINQTKLHWKFIPCQQRQCKAELQNLEGNIIN